A window from Chitinophaga filiformis encodes these proteins:
- a CDS encoding cupin domain-containing protein, producing MEITRIGSRASVKGPDDWFTGAVRIDPLFDANEARRAAAASVTFEPGARTAWHTHPLGQTLIVTAGFGWVQREGGPVETIQPGDVVWFEPNERHWHGATATTGMTHIAIQENLNGKVVEWMEKVTDEQYRGL from the coding sequence ATGGAAATAACAAGAATAGGTTCGAGGGCTTCCGTCAAGGGGCCGGACGATTGGTTTACAGGTGCTGTGAGGATAGATCCGCTTTTTGATGCCAATGAGGCCAGACGTGCTGCAGCTGCGAGCGTAACCTTTGAACCAGGAGCAAGGACGGCCTGGCACACTCATCCCCTCGGTCAAACCCTCATTGTTACAGCAGGCTTTGGCTGGGTACAGCGTGAAGGCGGCCCCGTAGAAACCATACAACCCGGAGACGTGGTTTGGTTCGAACCTAACGAAAGGCATTGGCATGGAGCGACCGCTACAACAGGCATGACGCATATTGCTATCCAGGAGAACCTGAACGGTAAGGTGGTGGAATGGATGGAGAAAGTTACAGATGAGCAATATAGAGGCTTATAA
- a CDS encoding SDR family NAD(P)-dependent oxidoreductase, which yields MARIFITGSADGLGLLAARSLISSGHQVVLHARNKARGKHAMEKAPGAEDVFIADLSSIEQTKALALELNAKGAFEAVIHNAGVYQVPKDSVGAEGLPLLFTVNTLAPYILTSLMHKPERLIYLSSGMHLQGNPKVESLPKSLDAKHGHISYSDTKLHDVILCMAVARKWTDVYANAVDPGWVPTKMGGAGAPDNLDKGFETQVWLAVSNDPEACVSGQYFHHKRKARFLPEAEDPAIQEKFLSRCEQITGVSFP from the coding sequence ATGGCGAGAATATTTATTACAGGCTCCGCAGATGGCCTGGGACTATTGGCTGCAAGATCTTTGATAAGCTCAGGTCACCAGGTGGTGCTTCATGCACGCAATAAAGCAAGGGGCAAGCACGCAATGGAGAAAGCGCCTGGCGCTGAAGATGTGTTCATCGCCGACCTCTCCAGTATTGAACAAACAAAAGCACTGGCATTGGAATTAAATGCCAAAGGCGCCTTTGAAGCGGTGATCCATAACGCGGGTGTTTACCAGGTACCGAAAGACAGTGTCGGGGCGGAAGGCCTGCCCCTGTTATTCACTGTAAATACGCTCGCTCCTTACATCCTGACCTCCCTGATGCATAAACCTGAACGGCTCATCTACCTGAGTTCCGGCATGCATCTGCAAGGCAATCCAAAAGTAGAAAGCCTGCCGAAAAGTTTAGATGCCAAACATGGCCACATCAGCTATTCCGATACTAAGCTGCACGATGTAATACTGTGTATGGCGGTAGCCCGTAAGTGGACAGATGTGTATGCTAATGCCGTTGATCCCGGCTGGGTGCCAACAAAGATGGGAGGCGCCGGCGCTCCGGACAATCTTGACAAGGGTTTCGAAACACAGGTATGGCTGGCGGTAAGCAATGATCCGGAAGCATGCGTAAGCGGGCAGTATTTTCACCATAAAAGAAAAGCTCGTTTCCTGCCGGAAGCCGAAGATCCTGCTATACAGGAAAAGTTCCTTTCCCGTTGTGAACAGATTACGGGTGTTTCTTTTCCGTAA
- a CDS encoding vanadium-dependent haloperoxidase, with translation MKKINFYLVIVLVTAISAITACNKDIEGRTDNIPALSPANIDLNAGTWKPVLLTSPSEFAVAAPGATTSPDYIAQINEIKSWQANLTSEEKELVKYWSAGAVLRWNEILRELVAKHNLPPYQNDDGTYPIPSASNPLAYPQFPFANPPYAARAYAYVSAAQYDALIAAWYYKTLYNRAAPYKVDSTLNVLIPKSDLPSYPSEDAVLAGVAAEMMKLLFPGDQEFIQQKAEEEKRARIIAGANVRSDIEAGEALGKAVAQKFVARARGDRAGAAVGNATVWKQLADDCTAKGEIAWQSLETPKRPPMLPLFGKVKPFLFDSLTVIALRPGPPPSTSGADMKAEVEEVYYQTSHPSREKMRIIDFWADGAGTYTPPGHWMSIAAEDFIRKNFSEVRWARNMALLAMTEMDAAIVCWDTKFTYFNPRPCQMNPNIKTLTGVPNFPSYISGHSTFSGAAARILGYIIPERAAAYEAMAEEAAMSRFYAGIHYNKSDCGVGLVVGRNVGNYAIQRAKSDGAE, from the coding sequence ATGAAGAAGATAAATTTTTACCTGGTTATAGTTCTTGTAACGGCAATATCAGCCATTACTGCCTGCAACAAGGATATCGAAGGAAGGACTGACAATATTCCGGCACTTTCTCCTGCCAACATCGATTTGAATGCCGGAACATGGAAGCCGGTGCTACTGACCTCGCCATCAGAATTTGCAGTGGCTGCTCCGGGCGCTACTACATCCCCCGACTACATAGCACAGATCAATGAAATAAAATCCTGGCAGGCCAACCTGACCAGTGAAGAAAAGGAATTGGTGAAATACTGGAGTGCAGGGGCGGTACTGCGCTGGAACGAGATATTGCGTGAGTTGGTAGCTAAACACAACTTGCCGCCATATCAGAATGACGACGGTACTTACCCGATACCAAGCGCCAGCAATCCGCTGGCATACCCGCAGTTTCCATTTGCGAATCCTCCCTATGCTGCAAGGGCTTATGCTTATGTATCGGCTGCCCAATACGACGCACTTATTGCTGCCTGGTATTATAAAACGTTGTACAATCGTGCTGCACCTTATAAAGTGGATAGTACTTTGAATGTGCTTATTCCTAAATCCGATCTTCCGTCTTATCCATCAGAAGATGCGGTACTGGCTGGTGTAGCTGCGGAAATGATGAAGTTGCTCTTTCCCGGCGATCAGGAGTTTATTCAACAGAAAGCTGAGGAAGAGAAACGGGCCCGCATTATAGCAGGCGCCAACGTTCGCAGCGATATAGAAGCTGGAGAGGCTTTAGGTAAAGCTGTGGCGCAGAAATTTGTGGCAAGAGCAAGAGGCGACAGGGCTGGAGCTGCTGTGGGGAATGCCACGGTGTGGAAGCAACTGGCAGATGATTGTACAGCTAAAGGGGAGATTGCCTGGCAAAGTCTTGAAACGCCCAAACGGCCTCCCATGTTGCCTTTGTTCGGAAAAGTGAAGCCATTCCTTTTCGATTCACTGACAGTGATCGCATTACGGCCTGGTCCGCCGCCTTCGACCTCGGGCGCCGATATGAAAGCTGAGGTGGAAGAAGTATATTACCAGACCTCGCATCCGAGCCGTGAGAAGATGCGCATTATAGATTTCTGGGCTGATGGTGCAGGTACCTATACACCTCCCGGCCACTGGATGTCGATTGCTGCGGAGGATTTTATCAGGAAAAACTTTAGCGAAGTGCGCTGGGCACGCAATATGGCACTTCTTGCGATGACTGAAATGGACGCAGCCATCGTTTGCTGGGATACAAAGTTTACCTATTTCAATCCCCGTCCATGCCAGATGAACCCGAATATAAAAACACTTACCGGCGTTCCGAATTTTCCGTCTTATATATCGGGGCATTCAACTTTTAGTGGTGCGGCTGCAAGGATACTGGGATATATCATTCCCGAAAGAGCTGCTGCTTATGAAGCGATGGCTGAGGAAGCTGCCATGTCCAGGTTTTATGCCGGGATCCACTACAATAAAAGTGACTGTGGAGTAGGGCTGGTGGTAGGAAGAAATGTTGGCAACTATGCAATACAAAGAGCTAAGTCCGACGGTGCAGAATAA
- a CDS encoding transporter yields the protein MKKLTTHMAVVAMLLFAMLLPHSLSAQTDIDALMMSKNEFCIGPMYSYSSWKNYWEGTRKRDNENLGTVSTRMLTVMGNYGITKKLSILFSAPYVKTKASAGTLQGLDGIQDLSLFLKWRPFQTKLGAGKLSVLGIAGVSVPLTDYTPDYLPLSIGLHSKTALGRLMVDYKWRDFFATASATYVLRDNIKIDRESYYTTEMHNTHEVEMPDASNYNFRAGFRNQRWIAEAVMNIWTTLGGFDITRNNMPFPSNKMNATTLGANFKYVLPPLPQLSIVAGGNTTVAGRNVGQATTVYGSVFYILNFSKKSNATDPTSKVK from the coding sequence ATGAAAAAATTAACCACCCACATGGCAGTGGTAGCAATGTTATTATTTGCCATGCTATTACCTCACTCCCTGTCTGCGCAAACAGATATTGATGCGCTCATGATGTCAAAGAATGAATTTTGTATAGGGCCTATGTATAGCTACAGCAGCTGGAAAAATTATTGGGAGGGAACCCGGAAAAGGGACAATGAAAATCTCGGGACCGTTTCCACAAGGATGCTTACTGTAATGGGAAATTATGGCATCACAAAGAAGTTGAGTATACTCTTTAGTGCGCCCTATGTCAAAACAAAAGCATCTGCAGGAACATTGCAAGGCCTGGATGGAATACAGGATCTTAGCCTTTTTCTGAAATGGCGTCCATTTCAAACAAAACTAGGTGCCGGAAAATTATCTGTATTGGGGATTGCAGGAGTGTCTGTTCCTTTAACGGATTATACGCCCGATTACCTGCCACTCTCGATTGGCCTGCATAGCAAAACGGCTTTAGGACGACTAATGGTGGATTACAAGTGGAGGGACTTCTTCGCCACAGCTTCTGCTACCTACGTTCTCAGGGATAATATTAAAATTGACCGGGAGTCTTATTACACCACCGAAATGCACAATACGCATGAGGTAGAGATGCCGGATGCCTCCAATTATAATTTCCGGGCGGGCTTTAGAAATCAGCGGTGGATAGCGGAAGCGGTAATGAATATCTGGACTACATTAGGCGGATTTGATATTACCCGGAATAATATGCCTTTTCCCAGCAACAAAATGAATGCAACTACTTTAGGCGCAAATTTTAAATACGTCCTCCCGCCTTTGCCGCAGCTATCAATAGTAGCAGGTGGCAACACTACGGTTGCCGGTAGAAATGTAGGACAAGCAACTACTGTTTACGGGTCTGTTTTTTATATCCTGAACTTCTCAAAGAAGTCAAACGCAACTGACCCAACTTCAAAAGTTAAATGA